Proteins found in one Actinokineospora alba genomic segment:
- a CDS encoding DUF6230 family protein, producing the protein MQETTLGRTRWGRFTAVTGVAGIAMATLGIALAQGLLAASFNVNGKPFQIESAALAGDGFGAIMDKVTKDNADGTTSGQAVARAGFQTANLNGLCAAVHQSVLGLPFTLKIAAGNPNDAVNDIAAQDLVLDGESVNANASMNGLALGKSADDVQMGTSTGSLGGTPGNFGLQSTTANLNGLHAEAYSATIAGTINLTGLSLAIESGSTNCTIVP; encoded by the coding sequence ATGCAGGAAACCACACTGGGCAGAACAAGATGGGGCCGCTTCACCGCGGTCACGGGCGTCGCCGGAATCGCCATGGCGACGCTCGGCATCGCGCTGGCCCAGGGTCTGCTCGCGGCGTCGTTCAACGTCAACGGCAAGCCTTTCCAGATCGAGTCGGCCGCCCTCGCGGGCGACGGTTTCGGCGCGATCATGGACAAGGTCACGAAGGACAACGCCGACGGCACCACGAGCGGTCAGGCCGTGGCGCGGGCGGGCTTCCAGACGGCCAACCTGAACGGCCTCTGCGCGGCGGTCCACCAGAGCGTGCTCGGCCTGCCGTTCACGCTCAAGATCGCGGCGGGCAACCCGAACGACGCGGTCAACGACATCGCGGCGCAGGACCTGGTGCTCGACGGTGAGTCGGTCAACGCCAACGCCTCGATGAACGGCCTGGCGCTCGGCAAGAGCGCGGACGACGTGCAGATGGGCACCAGCACCGGCTCGCTCGGTGGCACGCCCGGCAACTTCGGTCTGCAGTCGACCACGGCGAACCTCAACGGCCTGCACGCTGAGGCCTACTCGGCGACGATCGCCGGGACGATCAACCTGACCGGTCTGTCGCTGGCCATCGAGTCCGGCTCGACCAACTGCACCATCGTTCCCTGA
- a CDS encoding DUF6114 domain-containing protein, with protein sequence MTEPIADHSDHAGTAKTPGRPARAWAAFTRFRRTRPFWGGAWLAFGGWVILSLTLAPMSVTLAAGVGGMSGYVLGGSMMMFAFFSWFVPSQRHLAGLLGVVFAVASLVLSNLGGFGVGMICGVIGGGMIFAWGPKPEHPKLRRMFRRTAEGQA encoded by the coding sequence ATGACCGAACCGATCGCGGACCACTCGGACCACGCAGGCACCGCCAAGACGCCGGGCAGACCGGCCCGTGCCTGGGCGGCGTTCACCCGCTTCCGCCGCACCCGTCCGTTCTGGGGCGGCGCCTGGCTCGCGTTCGGCGGCTGGGTGATCCTCTCCCTGACTCTCGCCCCGATGTCGGTCACGCTGGCCGCCGGGGTCGGCGGCATGTCCGGCTACGTGCTGGGCGGCTCGATGATGATGTTCGCCTTCTTCTCCTGGTTCGTCCCGTCGCAGCGCCACCTCGCCGGGTTGCTCGGCGTGGTCTTCGCGGTCGCGTCGCTGGTGCTGTCGAACCTCGGTGGCTTCGGGGTCGGGATGATCTGCGGGGTCATCGGCGGCGGCATGATCTTCGCCTGGGGCCCGAAGCCCGAACACCCGAAGCTGCGCCGCATGTTCCGCCGCACCGCTGAAGGTCAGGCGTGA